One part of the Glycine soja cultivar W05 chromosome 11, ASM419377v2, whole genome shotgun sequence genome encodes these proteins:
- the LOC114376725 gene encoding uncharacterized protein LOC114376725, whose product MGAVCCVAAKDKTIQSASPSEILHRNIRHSPTWNFRWDHRGRVAGEDTAVTWFSNSISGNDGFENKNESSYVSEDGSPLQNYQIQRNNRLQKSPISEGTARNVINSSSDQTISRNISSNVSIEQVKELAESSTVSCPYPAKLPHSLPSTSLSVSPLPSQSHPLPSSSTPSRWPCHSTGQQLSRQVSDSRILGFKTSSNFYSSEERPVFPSWSKESGTHSHGGSLDNWSRPGFSELTSTSLKERWSFDSESFGFNCERLVRSSSQFSNCSVDLQTCGVCSKLLTEKSSWGTQKIIASNDLSVVSVLICGHVYHAECLESLTSEVNKYDPPCPVCTFGEKYTLKLSEKALKAEMDLKAKNKKSKNRIVDRDIDDDSIVYEHFREKGRHGKGPRIDSSSSGRRSNGKPFLRRHFSFGSRSSKSMLDNQPTRKKGFFWAKSSKE is encoded by the exons ATGGGTGCTGTTTGTTGTGTTGCTGCCAAAGATAAAACTATACAAAGTGCATCACCCAGTGAAATCTTGCATCGGAATATTCGACATTCTCCAACATGGAACTTCCGCTGGGATCATCGAGGGCGTGTAGCTGGTGAAGATACTGCTGTAACTTGGTTTTCTAACAGTATTAGCGGGAATGATGGATTTGAGAACAAAAATGAATCCTCGTATGTATCGGAGGATGGAAGCCCATTGCAGAATTATCAAATTCAAAGGAATAATAGATTGCAAAAATCCCCAATCTCTGAAGGAACTGCTAGAAACGTGATAAATTCATCTTCTG ATCAAACTATTTCAAGGAATATCTCCTCAAATGTGAGCATAGAACAG GTGAAGGAGTTGGCAGAATCATCAACCGTATCATGCCCATATCCCGCAAAACTTCCACATTCATTACCTTCTACTTCTTTGTCAGTATCTCCTCTGCCATCCCAAAGTCACCCACTTCCATCCAGCTCAACACCATCAAGGTGGCCCTGCCATTCCACAGGACAGCAACTATCGCGGCAAGTTTCTGATAGCCGAATATTGGGATTTAAGACTTCTAGCAACTTTTATTCATCTGAAGAGAGGCCAGTGTTTCCTTCATGGAGCAAAGAATCTGGTACGCACTCCCATGGTGGGTCTTTGGATAATTGGTCTAGGCCTGGCTTTTCTGAGCTGACAAGCACTTCCCTGAAAGAAAGATGGTCATTTGACAGTGAGTCGTTTGGTTTTAATTGTGAAAGGCTGGTTAGATCCAGTAGTCAGTTTTCAAACTGTTCAGTTGATTTGCAAACTTGTGGTGTTTGCTCAAAACTTTTAACTGAGAAGTCTTCCTGGGGCACCCAAAAGATAATTGCAAGTAATGACCTTTCTGTAGTTTCTGTCCTTATCTGTGGACATGTTTATCATGCTGAATGCTTGGAGAGTTTGACATCTGAAGTCAACAAGTATGATCCACCTTGCCCAGTTTGCACTTTTGGTGAGAAATATACACTTAAGTTGTCTGAAAAAGCTCTGAAAGCTGAAATGGATTTGAAGgctaaaaataagaaatcaaagaACCGAATTGTGGACCGTGATATTGATGATGATTCCATTGTCTATGAACATTTTAGAGAAAAAGGGCGTCATGGTAAAGGTCCTAGAATCGATTCTAGTTCCAGTGGGAGAAGATCTAATGGGAAACCTTTTCTGAGGAGACACTTCTCATTTGGCTCAAGGAGTTCCAAATCCATGCTGGATAATCAGCCAACCCGGAAGAAGGGCTTCTTTTGGGCAAAATCTAGCAAGGAATAA